The following are encoded together in the Campylobacter devanensis genome:
- a CDS encoding NADP-dependent isocitrate dehydrogenase, with protein sequence MADIIYTYTDEAPALATFSLFPVIKEFLSRGGISIDTMDISLAGRILANFPENLKDNQKVPNYLEILGEMTKEKTANIIKLPNISASLPQLNAAIAELQSKGFNVPNYPENPSNEKEIDIKARYAKVLGSAVNPVLREGNSDRRCASAVKAYAKEFPHKNGAWDNTIKTRVAYMDSGDFYGNEKSVIVKEPTEFKIKFTDKNGNTKVLKDGIKAAAGDVISATFMSVAKLDKFIAKTIEEAKKESLLYSVHLKATMMKVSDPVMFGHFVKVFFAEIFDEFGSELNSVGVVPNNGLKDLFAKIENLPIKDKIIAKYNEILDKNPDLAMVDSDKGITNLHVPSDVIIDASMPAMIRNSGKMWDKNGKTADTLAVIPDRTYATIYEATIDDLKANGALNPATIGSVSNVGLMAKKAEEYGSHDKTFIASEDGKFTLSSTNGDKMEFEVESGDIFRVMQAKSEAIKDWIKLAINRAKATHSTAIFWLDSARAHDASMIQIVNSELKNYDLNGLDISIAAPTEAIKKSISIIRTGKDAISVTGNVLRDYLTDLFPILELGTSAKMLSIVPLLNGGGLFETGAGGSAPKIAQQLIEENHLRWDSLGEFLALGASLEHLASVSGKKEATILADTLDKAIVSYLKNDNSPRKNVGENDNRGSHFYLALYWANELAKSDLAPKFAGVAAALNENKAKITDELNGSQGNKVDVGGYYIFDDAKVSAVMRPSAIYNESLKK encoded by the coding sequence ATGGCAGATATAATCTACACTTACACAGATGAGGCGCCAGCATTGGCTACTTTTTCACTTTTTCCTGTTATTAAGGAGTTTTTAAGTCGTGGTGGTATCAGTATAGATACTATGGATATTTCATTAGCTGGTAGAATTTTGGCTAATTTCCCTGAAAATTTAAAAGATAATCAAAAAGTTCCAAATTATCTAGAAATCCTAGGCGAAATGACCAAAGAAAAAACAGCAAATATAATCAAACTTCCTAATATTTCAGCATCACTTCCGCAGCTAAATGCGGCTATTGCAGAGCTTCAATCAAAAGGATTTAATGTACCAAACTATCCCGAAAATCCATCCAATGAAAAAGAGATTGATATCAAAGCAAGATATGCTAAAGTTTTAGGAAGTGCGGTAAATCCAGTTTTAAGAGAGGGTAACTCAGATAGAAGATGTGCTAGTGCCGTCAAAGCTTATGCCAAAGAATTCCCACACAAAAATGGTGCTTGGGATAACACTATTAAAACAAGAGTGGCATATATGGATAGTGGAGATTTTTATGGCAATGAAAAATCTGTAATAGTCAAAGAACCAACCGAATTTAAAATCAAATTTACAGACAAAAATGGCAACACAAAAGTATTAAAAGATGGTATAAAAGCAGCCGCTGGCGATGTGATTAGTGCTACATTTATGAGTGTTGCTAAACTAGATAAGTTTATTGCTAAAACCATAGAAGAAGCCAAAAAAGAGTCTTTACTCTACTCAGTTCATCTAAAAGCTACAATGATGAAAGTAAGCGATCCGGTTATGTTTGGTCACTTTGTGAAAGTATTTTTCGCTGAAATCTTTGATGAGTTTGGAAGTGAGCTAAATTCAGTTGGTGTGGTGCCAAATAACGGCTTAAAAGATCTATTTGCTAAAATAGAAAACTTGCCTATAAAAGATAAAATCATAGCAAAATACAATGAAATTTTAGACAAAAACCCAGATTTAGCGATGGTAGATAGCGATAAAGGAATTACAAATTTACATGTCCCAAGCGATGTGATAATAGACGCTTCAATGCCAGCAATGATAAGAAATAGTGGCAAAATGTGGGATAAAAATGGCAAAACAGCCGACACTCTAGCAGTAATCCCAGATCGCACATATGCGACAATTTATGAAGCGACAATTGATGATTTAAAAGCCAATGGAGCGCTAAATCCAGCAACTATCGGTAGCGTATCTAATGTAGGTTTGATGGCGAAAAAAGCAGAAGAGTATGGTAGCCATGATAAAACATTTATAGCTAGTGAAGATGGCAAATTCACACTTAGTAGCACAAATGGCGATAAAATGGAATTTGAAGTTGAGAGTGGCGATATATTTAGAGTTATGCAAGCAAAAAGCGAAGCGATTAAAGATTGGATTAAACTAGCGATCAATAGAGCTAAAGCCACACACTCAACTGCGATATTCTGGTTAGATAGTGCTAGAGCACACGATGCTAGTATGATCCAAATAGTAAATTCAGAGCTTAAAAATTATGATCTAAATGGCCTAGATATTAGTATCGCAGCCCCAACTGAAGCGATCAAAAAATCAATCTCTATTATACGAACTGGCAAAGACGCTATTAGCGTTACAGGTAATGTATTAAGGGATTATTTGACAGATTTATTCCCAATTTTAGAGCTTGGAACGAGTGCGAAAATGCTCTCAATAGTCCCGCTTTTAAATGGAGGTGGTTTATTTGAAACTGGTGCTGGTGGAAGTGCGCCTAAAATCGCTCAACAACTAATAGAAGAAAATCACCTTCGCTGGGATAGCTTGGGTGAATTTTTAGCTCTTGGTGCGAGTTTGGAACATTTAGCTAGCGTAAGTGGTAAAAAAGAGGCTACAATACTAGCCGATACTTTAGATAAAGCAATTGTAAGCTACCTTAAAAATGACAACTCACCACGCAAAAATGTAGGTGAAAATGATAACCGCGGTAGCCACTTCTATCTAGCTCTATACTGGGCTAATGAACTAGCAAAAAGCGATCTAGCGCCTAAATTTGCCGGTGTAGCAGCTGCTTTAAATGAGAATAAAGCTAAAATTACAGATGAGTTAAACGGCTCTCAAGGAAACAAGGTAGATGTCGGCGGATACTATATCTTTGATGATGCGAAGGTTTCAGCCGTGATGAGACCAAGTGCCATATATAACGAATCTTTAAAGAAATAA
- a CDS encoding 4Fe-4S dicluster domain-containing protein has protein sequence MIEQPLNTAVWVDESRCKACDICVSYCPAGVLNMKEDIHAIQGMMIEVSHPESCIGCRDCELHCPDFAIYVAEKGFKFAKLSPEAKERAAAIKANHFRKVN, from the coding sequence ATGATAGAACAACCGCTTAATACAGCTGTTTGGGTCGATGAGAGTAGGTGTAAGGCTTGCGATATTTGCGTAAGCTATTGTCCTGCTGGTGTTTTAAATATGAAAGAAGATATCCACGCTATTCAAGGAATGATGATAGAAGTTAGCCATCCAGAGTCATGTATCGGCTGTAGGGATTGTGAGCTTCACTGCCCTGATTTTGCTATTTATGTGGCTGAAAAGGGATTTAAATTCGCAAAACTTAGCCCTGAAGCTAAGGAGAGAGCAGCCGCAATCAAGGCAAATCATTTTAGGAAAGTTAATTAA
- a CDS encoding lactate/malate family dehydrogenase translates to MKIAIIGAGNVGASIASLLISKQMCDEIALIDINQNLANAKAIDLSQMSIALGLDIMVVGGDDYQILSDFDIVIITAGVARKDGQSRAELAKINANIVAQASSQIAKFAPNSTIIVVTNPLDIMVYVAFKASGFNRKKIIGMAGELDSARLKFALKNHLGTSVTDSKSCVIGMHNDNMICLVDENLSIDEYENIRSQTINGGAKIVKLMNTSAFYAPAAGVINICQALINKDSKVLSCSVLDDNLIAFSRLVKISKDGVKEILELNLKLKDREILDKSIEEFIIYIKNFNINGANINFS, encoded by the coding sequence GTGAAAATAGCAATAATAGGCGCCGGAAATGTAGGAGCTAGCATAGCTAGTCTTCTCATTTCTAAGCAGATGTGTGATGAGATAGCACTCATTGATATCAACCAAAATTTAGCTAATGCCAAAGCAATTGATCTATCACAAATGTCGATTGCTTTGGGCTTGGATATTATGGTAGTTGGCGGTGATGATTATCAAATTTTAAGCGATTTTGATATTGTTATCATTACGGCTGGAGTAGCTAGAAAAGATGGCCAAAGTAGGGCCGAACTTGCTAAAATTAATGCTAATATAGTAGCTCAAGCATCTAGTCAAATCGCCAAATTTGCCCCAAATTCCACTATAATTGTCGTGACAAATCCGCTTGATATAATGGTATATGTAGCATTTAAAGCTAGTGGATTTAATAGAAAAAAGATTATTGGAATGGCTGGAGAACTTGATAGTGCTAGACTTAAATTTGCTTTAAAAAATCATCTAGGCACTAGTGTAACTGACTCAAAATCTTGCGTAATAGGTATGCATAATGATAATATGATATGCTTGGTTGATGAAAATTTAAGTATAGATGAATATGAAAATATCAGATCTCAAACTATAAATGGCGGAGCGAAAATAGTTAAATTGATGAATACATCTGCATTTTATGCGCCAGCAGCTGGGGTTATAAATATCTGTCAAGCCTTAATAAATAAGGACTCTAAGGTGCTTAGTTGCTCGGTTTTGGATGATAATTTGATAGCTTTTAGTCGTTTGGTTAAAATTTCAAAAGATGGCGTAAAAGAGATTTTAGAGCTGAATTTAAAGCTAAAAGATAGAGAAATTTTAGATAAAAGCATAGAAGAATTTATAATTTATATTAAAAATTTTAATATAAATGGTGCTAATATTAACTTTAGCTAA
- a CDS encoding SixA phosphatase family protein has translation MKTIYFIRHAKAKKVAATDFDRALSPKGKEAAKVMATRLKNKNILPELIISSPAKRTAKTAKIIAKNINFSGKIQFENSLFEATTQDYLNIINHIDSSLNTIFIVGHNDTLTQICEILSDSHIGDIPTGGVFGIEFDVNEFKDIRAKIGRVLLFDYPKKIE, from the coding sequence ATGAAAACTATATATTTTATTCGCCACGCAAAGGCTAAAAAAGTCGCCGCTACTGACTTTGATAGGGCGTTAAGCCCCAAAGGCAAAGAGGCTGCAAAAGTGATGGCCACTAGGCTAAAAAACAAAAATATCTTACCAGAGCTTATCATCTCTTCGCCAGCTAAGCGAACGGCCAAAACCGCCAAAATCATCGCTAAAAATATAAATTTTAGTGGTAAAATTCAGTTTGAAAACTCACTTTTTGAGGCCACAACGCAAGATTATCTAAATATCATAAATCATATTGATAGCTCCTTAAATACCATATTCATCGTAGGTCACAACGATACTTTAACTCAAATTTGCGAGATTTTAAGCGATAGCCATATCGGCGATATCCCTACTGGCGGAGTTTTTGGTATTGAGTTTGATGTGAATGAGTTTAAAGATATAAGGGCTAAAATTGGGCGAGTTTTGCTCTTTGATTACCCAAAAAAGATAGAATAA